Proteins encoded within one genomic window of Oncorhynchus nerka isolate Pitt River linkage group LG9b, Oner_Uvic_2.0, whole genome shotgun sequence:
- the LOC115113974 gene encoding zinc finger protein SNAI2-like, with the protein MPRSFLVKKHFNSSKKPNYSELESPIVFISPYLYKGLPLPVIPQPEILSSVVYNPITVWTTSSLPLSPLSSDLSPISGYPSSLSDISSKDHSGSESPRSDEDERMLTKLTDPHRVEAEKFQCSLCKKSYSTYSGLLKHKQLHCDAQTRKSFSCKYCEKEYVSLGALKMHIRTHTLPCVCKICGKAFSRPWLLQGHIRTHTGEKPFSCPHCSRAFADRSNLRAHLQTHSDVKKYQCKNCSKTFSRMSLLHKHEESGCCVVH; encoded by the exons ATGCCACGCTCGTTTCTTGTCAAGAAACATTTCAACTCATCTAAGAAGCCAAATTATAGCGAGCTGGAAAGCCCTATAG taTTTATTTCACCGTATCTCTACAAGGGCCTTCCATTGCCAGTCATCCCTCAACCGGAGATCCTTAGCTCCGTGGTTTACAACCCTATCACCGTATGGACTACGAGCAGCTTGCCGTTATCCCCGCTTTCAAGTGACCTGTCTCCCATCTCTGGATACCCCTCGTCGCTCTCTGACATCTCATCCAAAGACCACAGCGGCTCTGAGAGTCCCAGGAGCGATGAAGACGAGCGGATGCTTACCAAACTAACAGACCCTCATAGAGTGGAGGCAGAGAAATTCCAATGTAGTTTGTGTAAAAAGTCGTATTCTACTTATTCTGGACTGCTGAAGCATAAGCAACTGCACTGTGACGCTCAGACGAGGAAATCATTCAGTTGTAAATACTGTGAAAAGGAGTACGTCAGTCTTGGAGCGCTAAAAATGCACATCAGAACTCACACTTTGCCTTGTGTCTGTAAAATATGTGGCAAAGCTTTCTCAAGACCGTGGTTGCTTCAGGGACACATCAGAACGCACACTG GAGAGAAGCCCTTCTCCTGCCCCCATTGCAGTAGGGCTTTTGCGGACAGGTCCAACCTCAGGGCACACCTACAAACCCATTCGGATGTGAAAAAATACCAATGCAAGAACTGTTCCAAAACCTTCTCCAGAATGTCTCTTCTGCACAAGCATGAGGAATCTGGTTGTTGTGTAGTACATTGA